CCGTCAGTACGTTGCCATTGAGATCGAACTCGATGACCGCCGTCGAGCGTACCAGTGCGCCGATCAGGTTCTGATGCTCACGGGACGCCTCGATGGTACGAGTCAGGTCGCTGGAGAAAATCGAGAAGTGCCTGATTCGGCCATCCGAGGACCGCACCGGCTGCATGATCGACCGCAGCCAGGCTTCGGCACCATTGCCGCGCAACAAACGGATCGCGCCGGCAAAGTGCTCGCCACGGGTCAGTGCAGCCTTGAAGCGGTGGTGAAATTCGTCCGATTTAACATGGGCCGGGACGATGTCCTCGATGTGCCGGCCGACCAGATCGTTGCCCTTGTAGAACATTTCACCCATGAAATTCCGGTTGGCCGATTGAATTCGGCCATCGGGGTCAAGGGTCAGGACCAGCATCTCACTGTCCAGGCTCTCCTTGACTTGCTGAAGGCTGAAGAGTTCTTCGCGAAGAGCCGACAGCTCCTGCTTCAAGCGTTTGTTAAACATGGGAAAGTACCGATGGACAGTAGGTAGAAAGCGGCTTACAGCGTAACCATCGGCCTTGGAGATATTTTCTTAAGAGCGTTTGAGGATTGTCCTACAAAAATAGTGGCGGTATGACAGCTTCCTACCGTAGACGCCCTCTGACTGGCACTCTTTTCACAAGGGCACTGGACCGCTCGACACAAGTAGTTTCAGTATGTACTCGCCCCGCCTTCGAGGGCTCACGCTGAAAAGGATCTGAGCATGTTCAAACTCGCAGGACTCACCCTCGCCGCACTCACCCTGAGTGCCACCGCCCACGCCGATGTCGATCTGAATCTGGGCAGTACCGAACGTGTCACCCAGTTGTTCGCCTATCCCAATAACTGCAACGTCATCTGCTATCGCAATTGGACACTGGAACAGACAGTCGAACACTACCTGACTCAAAGCGTACAACGCGATGGCTACAAAACCGCAAAAGTGCTGGTCAAAACCGATAATAAGCAGCTCTACGCCAATATCAGCGGCGTACCCAAAGGTTATGACAAGCCATTGACCGCCTTGCTCAAGGCTGGGGATCTGGCCTACAACGGCGCCAGCAAGTTGAGGACCGATGGTAAATGGACCTATAACTGGTACCTGTTCCTGCCGCTGGGCATGGCACTGGAAAACCGCAAAAGCGTTGAGCTGCTGCACTTTCCGCCGGATTACTCGCTGACCCAGGCCCAGGATTATCTGGAGTCCAAGACCACCGACCGTTGGGCCACGTTGTTGACCGCCAACGGCATCCCCGTCGACCAGACACCGGGCTATCAGACCATCATCGACATCGCGCCGATTGCCGCGCCATCCAGCGCCGGCAAGGACCTGGAGGGCGTCTACAACTACTTCACGGATTACCAGACCACCATGGTCAAGGAAGTCAGCCAAAACGCCAGCGGCGCGGCGTTGCCAATGGTTGCCTTCGGCGCCCCGGTGCGCAACTGGATCAAGCAACAATACGGGCAGACCGTGGACATACTGGGCCTGGCAACCATCAGCCCGAGCGAGGGTGTGAAGGTGCCAGTACTGGGTTCCAACCATCCAAGTTATATCTGGTACGCCGCCGACCCCGAGGCTTATAGCGGCAGCGATGCCCAGGCCAAGGCCGACGCCGCGGGCCTGAAAGTCATGGGGCAGGATTTGAGCGCCGCTTGCTGGCAGGCCGGAATGGGCAGCAAACCGGGCACTGACCCTACCGTTCAGCTGAAAAGCTGTACGCAGACCTGGCAAGTGACCCAGAAAGAAAAAACCTGCGAGCTGTTCTACACCTCGATCCGCAACCTGACGCCCGAACAGGCCGTGGCCAAATGCGCAACAACGACGGTCAAATCTCAGCTGAAACAGCTGAAGACCCCGTCTCTTGCGACCTCCGCTCCTGCCCCACACTTGTAAACGTGAAGGTCTTCTCCCGCGTGAGCCATGGCTGACGCGGGAAAGAGCCTTTTTCGCCTGTCATATCTGACAGTAGAACATTTGTTTCATTTGCGAGAGGCTTGGGGCGTACCCAAGTGCTGCAGAGCTGACCGGATGTCAGCTGAAAGAGGTTGTAGCAGCCATCTGACAAGGATTGTTATGAGAACCCACGCCCAACAAGGAATACCCCCACCGCCACCCAATGGCATCTATCCATTTGTAGAGTTGCCCCTTCGCCTTGGATTCCCTTCCAAGGACGACTTCGAAATCCTCTACAACACCGAGGGCTCGGCAATAGCTGTCACGGCACTGCGCGAGTTCCCCCGCATCAGCCGAATCTGCCGGGTTTCCGGACATTTGTTGCCCTATCGCTGCCGACATACCCGGCAGCTGGCGCCGGGAATCCACGTCTACGATCCGCGCTTCTGTGGTCTGCTAAGCCACTCCTGCGACCCCAACGTCTTTCTTGACATGAGCGAGCTGTGGTTATGGGCGCTCAAGGACATCAAAAAAGGTGACCGACTGACGATGGATTTCGCCGCGACAGAAGACAAACTGCTGCGACAGTTTGCCTGCCGCTGCGGTTGTTCCTGTTGCCGTGGCTGGATCATCGGCTATGACGAGTCGCCGAATGCCAATGGAGAACAGTTTTTTCAACACTGGCGTCGGCGAAGTCTCAGCTGAAAGGCTTCTTACAACGCCTCGACCGGGCGCAAACGGTACTGCGGCGGTAACTGTTCGAAACCGCTGATCGTGGCGTTCAGGCTTTTCCAGCGACCGTCCTTGATGCCGTAGATGCAGCCGTGAATCGACAGGCTCTGCCCACGGTGCCAGGCGTTTTGCACAATGCTGGTATGACCGACATTGGCCACTTGCTGGATCACGTTGAGCTCGCAGAGGCGGTCGACCCGTTCTTCTTCAGTGGGTAACTTGGCCAGTTCGTCGCGCTTTTCATAATAGAGATCGCGGATCGAGCGCAGCCAGCCGTCGATCAGGCCCAACTGACGGTCCTGCATCGAGGCGCGTACACCGCCGCAGCCATAGTGACCGGTGACCAGGATGTGTTTGACCTTGAGCACATCGACCGCGTACTGAATAACCGACAGACAGTTGAGGTCGGTGTGCAGTACAACGTTGGCCACGTTGCGGTGCACGAACAAGTCGCCTGGCAACATGCCCACAATCTCGTTCGCCGGCACGCGGGCATCGGAGCAACCGATCCACAGGTATTCCGGGGTTTGTTGACGGGCCAGCTTGGCGAAGAAATCAGGATCTTCCTGGGTGATCGCGTCGGCCCAGCGCTCATTGTTATCAATCAGATCTTGTAATTCGTTCATGCAATGAAGCCTCAAGAATGATTTGCTGCTTTGACAGACAACCCTGTGTCGGGGTCACGCGCGAGATGCAGATACCCCCTAATGCATTAAATGGCTATCCGGCGCTCCCTGCCGGTGGAATTCTCGCAAGCCCAGTAGGTCAACTGTAGTAAGGCCTACAGTATGAGGGAATGCCATGACTGATTCACGACGTCCGTTCGATGAGGCGCAACCCGAGCCCGTCGACGACAACGAAGACCGCATGGGCTCAGTGCATGAGCTGGATTTCGACGAGGAAGAACCGAGCGCCAGAATCGGCGACTTGATCCCCGAACGCGAGCGCGCGCAGAAGATGCCCGACGAACGCATCCGTGAAGCTGGTATGACCGGGGGCTCGACCGATGACCATGAATCCACCGACGATGACATGAGCCCGGAAACCTTGATCCGTGAAGACGGCGCACGAGACGCCCGCGAAGAGGGTGAAGGCGACCAGGCGGATTGGGATTTGAGCATTGTCGATGAAGACGACATCGGCGGAGGCAATGGGCTGGATGAAGCAGAGATGGCGCGGCGCGATCCAATGGATGGCAAGCGTTGATCGTTTCGTCAGTGAGGACGCCTTCGCGGGCAAGTCGGATCGCCGCACCGCTCGCTCCTACAGGTTCTGGGTCGTTCACATCTTATGTTCGACACCGATCCCGTAGGAGCGAGGCTTGCCCGCGAAGCTTTTAAAGGGGATCAGTCAACCAAGGTGCAGGCCATGACGACCGCATCTTCACGCCCGCCAACCGCCGGGTAGTAGTCCCGTCGACGGCCGATTTCGTTGAACCCATACCGCTCGTACAACCGAAATGCCGCCCGGTTGCTATCACGCACTTCCAGAAAACATTCCCGCGCCTCTGCCTTGTAGGCAATCGACATCAAATGCTCCAGCAGCGTCAAACCCAGGCCTCGGCCCTGATTTTCCGGTTTGACGGTGATGTTCAGCAAATGTGCTTCGTCGAGAATGATCTGCACCACGCCATGACCGACCTGCTGCTGCCCTTCGAACATCAGCCAGATCTGATACTTGCCCAGGCCATCGAGAAAAATCCCGCGGGTCCAGGGGTGGCTGTAAGCCGCGTATTCAATTTTCAGTACAGTGTCCAGGTCCGCCTCGGTCATCGGGCGGAACGATACAGCGTCACTCATTCGATTCTTTCCAGCGCGCCATCAGCCGACGCATGGCTTGCCAGACATCAGCCTTACGCTGTGGCTCTTCCATTAATAATTCAAGACCCGGCAGGGCCCAGACCGAACCCAGGCCTTCGACCTGAAGTTCACGGTTGAAGGATTCGGCATTGGCCTCACCGGCAAAACGTACCGCCGGCAAGCCGATCAGCCACAGGCAGACGCATGGAGCGTCTTCCAGACGGGCCGACAGAAAGCCTTGTACGAAATCCCGAGCCGCTTCCGGCCCTTGATCCATGGTGCCGCGAGCCAGCAGTGGCCAGCGCACCGGCTCGCCGATGATCTGTGGGCTGTCTGGCAGGCCGGCGGCGCGCAGCATGTCCTTGAGCAACAGATACGCCGGATCGCGGGTCTGGAAGCTTTCGCCTGTGGGTAACTCCACCAGCAACAGGCAACGACCGGCGCGCAGCAATTGCAGGGCGAAACGCGGCGGCGGAATGACCGGCGCCTTGACC
The Pseudomonas lini DNA segment above includes these coding regions:
- a CDS encoding serine kinase/phosphatase — translated: MTDSRRPFDEAQPEPVDDNEDRMGSVHELDFDEEEPSARIGDLIPERERAQKMPDERIREAGMTGGSTDDHESTDDDMSPETLIREDGARDAREEGEGDQADWDLSIVDEDDIGGGNGLDEAEMARRDPMDGKR
- the rimI gene encoding ribosomal protein S18-alanine N-acetyltransferase, translating into MSDAVSFRPMTEADLDTVLKIEYAAYSHPWTRGIFLDGLGKYQIWLMFEGQQQVGHGVVQIILDEAHLLNITVKPENQGRGLGLTLLEHLMSIAYKAEARECFLEVRDSNRAAFRLYERYGFNEIGRRRDYYPAVGGREDAVVMACTLVD
- a CDS encoding SET domain-containing protein — protein: MRTHAQQGIPPPPPNGIYPFVELPLRLGFPSKDDFEILYNTEGSAIAVTALREFPRISRICRVSGHLLPYRCRHTRQLAPGIHVYDPRFCGLLSHSCDPNVFLDMSELWLWALKDIKKGDRLTMDFAATEDKLLRQFACRCGCSCCRGWIIGYDESPNANGEQFFQHWRRRSLS
- a CDS encoding energy transducer TonB — translated: MQVVNWLPRTELPFAAPSRPELLEMPEPLVVTPVAPAPVAQAPVEPAAKPAERVKIEVPRPSLASTRTNAKVEEEEAPVAVKAPVIPPPRFALQLLRAGRCLLLVELPTGESFQTRDPAYLLLKDMLRAAGLPDSPQIIGEPVRWPLLARGTMDQGPEAARDFVQGFLSARLEDAPCVCLWLIGLPAVRFAGEANAESFNRELQVEGLGSVWALPGLELLMEEPQRKADVWQAMRRLMARWKESNE
- the can gene encoding carbonate dehydratase translates to MNELQDLIDNNERWADAITQEDPDFFAKLARQQTPEYLWIGCSDARVPANEIVGMLPGDLFVHRNVANVVLHTDLNCLSVIQYAVDVLKVKHILVTGHYGCGGVRASMQDRQLGLIDGWLRSIRDLYYEKRDELAKLPTEEERVDRLCELNVIQQVANVGHTSIVQNAWHRGQSLSIHGCIYGIKDGRWKSLNATISGFEQLPPQYRLRPVEAL